The Juglans microcarpa x Juglans regia isolate MS1-56 chromosome 8S, Jm3101_v1.0, whole genome shotgun sequence genome has a window encoding:
- the LOC121244531 gene encoding uncharacterized protein LOC121244531 isoform X2, which translates to MMIGIYKKIQRHFSFCSQIWCCSQAGDFGNENVELVQSVASLEFAKAVILGNHDSWFTQQFSGKRKDGVQLQLECLGEEHVAYRRLDFPLMKLSVVGGRPFSCGGEQMFRKRLLTARYGVQDMDGSAKRIYEAVLRVPEGHIVILLAHNGPTGLGSNVDDICGKDWAFGGGDHGDPDLAQAISLLKETGKFSIRVVVFGHMHKELAYRNGLRKMIAVGADNTIYLNGAIVPRVKRLIDEQGTANETPPTPESIGTKRAFTLVEILDGTVDKIAEVWVSVVGDETALEEEHVLFKRGS; encoded by the exons ATGATGATTGGAATCTACAAGAAGATACAAAGGCACTTCAGTTTTtgcag CCAGATTTGGTGCTGTTCACAGGCAG GTGATTTTGGTAATGAGAATGTTGAACTTGTCCAAAGTGTTGCAAGTCTTGAATTTGCTAAAGCAGTTATTTTGGGAAACCATGATTCCTGGTTCACTCAACAGTTCTCTGGCAA GAGGAAGGATGGTGTTCAACTTCAGCTTGAATG TCTTGGTGAGGAGCACGTAGCTTATCGGCGTTTAGACTTTCCTCTGATGAAATTAAGTGTCGTGGGTGGACGGCCATTTTCTTGTGGAGGAGAGCAGATGTTTCGGAAAAGGCTTCTGACTGCAAG ATATGGAGTCCAAGACATGGATGGAAGTGCCAAGAGAATTTATGAAGCTGTTTTGCGCGTGCCAGAGGGTCATATAGTTATATTGCTTGCACACAATGGCCCAACAG GTCTGGGGTCTAATGTGGATGACATCTGTGGAAAAGATTGGGCCTTTGGGGGAGGTGACCATGGTGATCCTG ATCTAGCACAAGCCATATCCCTCCTAAAAGAGACTGGCAAGTTCTCTATCCGTGTGGTTGTGTTTGGTCACATGCATAAAGAGCTGGCTTATCGAAATGGTCTTCGCAAGATGATTGCGGTTGGTGCTGACAACACTATATACCTGAATGGGGCCATTGTTCCTAGGGTTAAAAGATTGATCGATGAACAAGGAACTGCTAATGAAACCCCTCCAACGCCAGAGTCTATTGGCACAAAGCGAGCCTTCACTTTAGTAGAAATCTTGGATGGAACAGTTGATAAAATTGCAGAAGTTTGGGTTTCAGTTGTTGGAGATGAGACTGCATTAGAAGAAGAGCACGTTTTATTTAAAAGGGGCAGTTAG
- the LOC121244531 gene encoding uncharacterized protein LOC121244531 isoform X1: MSTALVHASTLCCLSSSSKLNPSSRTSMATSARIAVVGDVHDDWNLQEDTKALQFLQPDLVLFTGDFGNENVELVQSVASLEFAKAVILGNHDSWFTQQFSGKRKDGVQLQLECLGEEHVAYRRLDFPLMKLSVVGGRPFSCGGEQMFRKRLLTARYGVQDMDGSAKRIYEAVLRVPEGHIVILLAHNGPTGLGSNVDDICGKDWAFGGGDHGDPDLAQAISLLKETGKFSIRVVVFGHMHKELAYRNGLRKMIAVGADNTIYLNGAIVPRVKRLIDEQGTANETPPTPESIGTKRAFTLVEILDGTVDKIAEVWVSVVGDETALEEEHVLFKRGS, translated from the exons ATGTCAACCGCGTTGGTGCACGCGTCCACTCTCTGCTGTCTCTCTTCTTCGTCCAAGCTCAACCCCTCCTCTCGCACTTCCATGGCCACCTCTGCTCGCATCGCAGTCGTCGGAGACGTC CATGATGATTGGAATCTACAAGAAGATACAAAGGCACTTCAGTTTTtgcag CCAGATTTGGTGCTGTTCACAG GTGATTTTGGTAATGAGAATGTTGAACTTGTCCAAAGTGTTGCAAGTCTTGAATTTGCTAAAGCAGTTATTTTGGGAAACCATGATTCCTGGTTCACTCAACAGTTCTCTGGCAA GAGGAAGGATGGTGTTCAACTTCAGCTTGAATG TCTTGGTGAGGAGCACGTAGCTTATCGGCGTTTAGACTTTCCTCTGATGAAATTAAGTGTCGTGGGTGGACGGCCATTTTCTTGTGGAGGAGAGCAGATGTTTCGGAAAAGGCTTCTGACTGCAAG ATATGGAGTCCAAGACATGGATGGAAGTGCCAAGAGAATTTATGAAGCTGTTTTGCGCGTGCCAGAGGGTCATATAGTTATATTGCTTGCACACAATGGCCCAACAG GTCTGGGGTCTAATGTGGATGACATCTGTGGAAAAGATTGGGCCTTTGGGGGAGGTGACCATGGTGATCCTG ATCTAGCACAAGCCATATCCCTCCTAAAAGAGACTGGCAAGTTCTCTATCCGTGTGGTTGTGTTTGGTCACATGCATAAAGAGCTGGCTTATCGAAATGGTCTTCGCAAGATGATTGCGGTTGGTGCTGACAACACTATATACCTGAATGGGGCCATTGTTCCTAGGGTTAAAAGATTGATCGATGAACAAGGAACTGCTAATGAAACCCCTCCAACGCCAGAGTCTATTGGCACAAAGCGAGCCTTCACTTTAGTAGAAATCTTGGATGGAACAGTTGATAAAATTGCAGAAGTTTGGGTTTCAGTTGTTGGAGATGAGACTGCATTAGAAGAAGAGCACGTTTTATTTAAAAGGGGCAGTTAG